From Chryseobacterium gallinarum, one genomic window encodes:
- a CDS encoding DUF488 domain-containing protein, giving the protein MSAIVLKRVYETPLPTDGYRVLVDRLWPRGLSKEHAEIDEWNKDLAPSSELRKWFHHDPELWKEFSEKYWQELQKNDFGKKFLEHHKDQEKITLVYAAKDQEHCHPVILKEYLESLQ; this is encoded by the coding sequence AATTGTATTGAAACGTGTATATGAAACTCCTTTACCTACAGATGGGTACCGTGTCTTGGTAGACCGCCTCTGGCCGCGGGGACTTTCTAAAGAACATGCAGAAATTGATGAATGGAACAAAGACCTGGCTCCTTCTTCCGAACTCAGGAAGTGGTTTCACCATGACCCTGAATTATGGAAAGAGTTTTCTGAAAAATACTGGCAAGAGCTTCAAAAGAATGATTTCGGGAAGAAATTTCTGGAACATCACAAAGATCAGGAAAAAATAACACTCGTATATGCTGCAAAAGACCAGGAGCATTGTCATCCGGTTATTCTGAAAGAATACCTGGAAAGTTTACAATAG